The uncultured Subdoligranulum sp. genomic sequence GCTGTCCAACGCAAGCTGAAGGCCCCGCAGAATCAGATCATCGGAAATGCCTTCCACCCCCAGAAGTCCTTCCCTGCCGGGAGCTTCTTTCCGTGCCTCTTTCCCTGCAACGGCCGGCACATAAGCCTGCAGAACATGCTCTGCTCCGACCAGCCCTGTGACAAAATGGCGGATTTTAAATCCTGCCGCGTCGGAATCCGTCAGGATGATCAGGCCTTGGGTGCGCCCCAGACGCTGGAGCATGGTTTGCAGCGCCCGGTCCTTCATGACACGGAAGCCGTCAGTTGTCAGGATGGTCCCGTCTACCAGGTTGTGAAGACGTGCCGCGTCGTATTTGCCCTCCACCAGAAGTACCTCATGGATCTTTATCATGTGCGCCTCCCGGCCAGGGACAGCTCACACAACGCCTTCTGCATCAGAAGGTCTGCATCCAGTTTGCTGCTTTTGAGATCGAGGTCCAGCTTTTGCAGGATGCACAGGCACTGCTCCAGCTGATGACGCTTGAAGCGGGCTGCCGTTTTTTCGGTTTTGCCCAGGCGGTAACTCCATTTGCCGCCATAGCCGAAGTCTTTGGCAACATCAGCCAGACTGCGGCGCCCGCGCTTTCCCAGAAACACGCGGTACAGGTCCAGATAGTTGCCAATCAGCGCGCCGGTTATCATAATGGGATCATTCTGCAATTCCAGCAGGGTTTTCAGCCGTTTCTGGGCCTGGTCTGCCCGGCCGGATACCACCAGTTCCACCATTTCGAAGGTATCCGCATCAAGCGTTACCGTGCCCAGCTGCTGAACCATTTCCTGGGTAATGATTCCGTAGTTTGCCAAAGCGGCCAGCTTGGCGATTTCATTCTGGAGAAGAAACTGATCTTCCCCGCAGCGATCCAACAGGGCGGTTTCGGTTCCGGGGGCGAAGGAAGCCCCTGCTTCTTCCGCCCAGCCCCGCGCCAGAGCCTGCAGTTCTGAGCGCCCCGGCTTATTGATCTGTACGCAGTAGCCAATGCGTTCGCAGGCGGCAATCAGCTTTTGTTCCCGTTTTCCGGGGCGCAGTTTGCCGAACTTTTCTTCCATGACGCTGGTCATGACAAAGATGGCATTTTCCGTATCAGCCAGCGTTTCGCAGAGTTCCTGCAGATCCTTGTCCGAATAGGTGGAAGGCCGGATCAGCGGCATGAGCACCAGTCGTTTGCCGCCAAAGAAAGATATGGTACCGGCCGCCAGCACGATCTCTTCCACAGTGGGGGTGGGGCCGTCCAACACGGTCGTCTCCGGGTCATCCTGATTCAATACCTGCAAAGCTTTGTTGGCCGCGGTGCGAACCAGGGCTTCATCCGAAGCGTAGAAATAGTACAGGGCGCAGCCGGACTGCAGTCGTTTTTTCAGTTCTTTTTCACTGTAGAGCAAGCGGCTCCACCTCCTCGAAAGTCAGGGAATGTCCGGGACGGATCACCACAGCCGAGCGGTCGGTTGCAAACAGAATGCGGGTATTCGGGGCATCCGGTTGCCACTTCGGAAACCGGACGGCTGTCAGAATCACATCGGAGGGTACGGATTCGGATAACGTACCGGCCGCACAGAAAATGTCTGCGGTCACGGGATGATCCAACTGAATGTTTCCAGCCATGGTGGCCAGGCTGTATGGTCCGATTTTTATCACCGCCAGGTTCCCGCTGCTATCATGATACAGGTCCAGAGATAGCTCGTCAAGTACGGAAAGGGCCTGGCAAGCCGGGAGCGTTTCGGCGGACAGGACCGGGATGTCCGAAAAATCCAGCTCTGAAGGCTCCTGGCGCAGGTCGACCAGCAAGGCAATGTCAGGCTGGGCATGTTCCGCAAAATAGGTTTCCAATGCGTTCAGATTGCTTTGCCCGCCGCGGAACAGTACCACGGCTTCCCCATTCTGCATGCATACGACACAAGGATTGTTGGTGGCTCCCACCAGAGATACCCGGACCACATCCTTTTGCGCCCATGCGCCCAGAATTATGGCGAAGATGGCGCAAAAAGCAGTCGCCACCGGATACCATGTCATGCGGCGGCGAGACCAGAAAGCAAGAGCCAGCAGACCGAGAACCCCATAGACGAAGAGTGTGTACCGTGTGGGAAGATCAACATAAGCCAGCGGAAGGTTTGCGCACCAGTCGGTAATGGCGATCATAATGTGCAGCAAAAGGCTCAAAAGAAGGCTCGCCATCCGTGCAACCGGCGCCAGCGGTGCTGCCACGGACAGGAAGAGAACCAGAATACCGAGCAGCAAAGCCGGTTGGAGCATCCAGACCACAAGAAGATTGGTCAGCAGGCTTACGCCACTGGCAGTCATTCCGTTTGCGACCAGAACCGGAAGCGTGGCAAAGGATGCCAAAAGAGCGGTCTGCACCGATTCCAGGACCTTGAGCGCCCCATCCCACAACCTGGAAGAAATTTTCCCCGCAGGCAGGGGCAGATGCTCCAGCTCCAGATTGTACAGTGCAGCGGATGCCTGTACGCCAAGAACCGCGCAGAAGGATAGCTGAAATCCCAGATCGCAGGGGGCATAGGCATTCTGTATTCCCAGAAGGACAGCGGCTGCACCGGTGGAGGTCAAAAGATCGACAGGCTGCCAGAAAAAATCTCCCGCCAGGGCCAGCAGAAACACAAGGCCCGCACGCATTACCGAAACAGGAAGCCCCGTCAGGAACATATAAAAGATGACAAGCCCCGCCCGGACCACAATCAGCGGACGCAAAAAGCGACGCTTGCGGCCCATGGAAAAAATCCCGCACAGCAGTGCCACGTGCAATCCGGATACGGCTAGAAGATGGGAAACGCCAGCCGCACGGAAGCTGTTCTGGGTAGTGTCACGGAGGGCCTGCTTATGGCCGAGCAGCATGGCAGATTCCAGTTCGCCTTCTGCCTCCGGCATCCACTGCTGTAATCGGTTGGACAGCATCCGGCGCAAGCGATACAGGGTAAAGCGGAGACCGGAACTGTCCGGCTGGGCAAGATAGTTTCCCTGATATTCTGCCTGCAGATATACGCCGTCACTCAGGTGGGAAAGCCGATAGGCGTCATGGGCCAGTTCCGAAAAAGCAAAGTCAGCAGTGAAACATTCTCCGGGTTCCGCACCGGGAAAGGCATCACAGGCAACGGAAAAGCCGGTGTTTTTTCCATCGCACTGTATGACCCGCAAGGTCCCCCGCAAAAAGCCAGTCTGGTAGGAGGATTCTGCATCCGTTTCCACCACCACGGTACAGGTCATTTGCCGGCCGGCATACTTCTGTGCAGGCAAAACGGAGAAAAAGGAAAAAGCAGTGAACCAGACAAGCCCGCAAAGGGCGCCCAGTAACAGGATTTTAAAATCGTGACGGCGGTACAGAAACAGCAGCAATACAAAAAGTGCCGCCGCGGGCACAAGGACCGGCGACGGCACACAAGCTGCAAACCATTCAGCCAGCGCAAAGGCCAGGCCGAAACAGGCAAGTTTGCGTTTCATCCTGCGTCAGTGAAGAAACAGCGGCAACGGTTCCAGAAAGAAGATATCGGTGCGTTTTGCCGCATCGCCTTCCGCCAGCGCCGCGCAGCAGCCGACAACCTTGCCGGTACTCTTGGCGGCCAGCGTCTCCAGGGCATGGAGAGAACCGCCGGTGGAAATCACGTCATCCACGATCAGAATACGCTTGCCGTTCATATAGTCAATGTCCTTCTGGTCAATCACCAGAACCTGCTTGCCGGCGGTCGTGATGGATTCATCCTCGATCACAACCGGGTTACGCATATACAGCTTGGGACCTTTACGAGCGGGAATCCAGTACTTGC encodes the following:
- a CDS encoding DUF4093 domain-containing protein; the encoded protein is MIKIHEVLLVEGKYDAARLHNLVDGTILTTDGFRVMKDRALQTMLQRLGRTQGLIILTDSDAAGFKIRHFVTGLVGAEHVLQAYVPAVAGKEARKEAPGREGLLGVEGISDDLILRGLQLALDSRQDPPREGQAPSPITYSDLYEWGISGTANSAARRRQLLRQLGLPPRLSKKELLQVLSTLYTRDSLSAYIASLEA
- the holA gene encoding DNA polymerase III subunit delta, translated to MLYSEKELKKRLQSGCALYYFYASDEALVRTAANKALQVLNQDDPETTVLDGPTPTVEEIVLAAGTISFFGGKRLVLMPLIRPSTYSDKDLQELCETLADTENAIFVMTSVMEEKFGKLRPGKREQKLIAACERIGYCVQINKPGRSELQALARGWAEEAGASFAPGTETALLDRCGEDQFLLQNEIAKLAALANYGIITQEMVQQLGTVTLDADTFEMVELVVSGRADQAQKRLKTLLELQNDPIMITGALIGNYLDLYRVFLGKRGRRSLADVAKDFGYGGKWSYRLGKTEKTAARFKRHQLEQCLCILQKLDLDLKSSKLDADLLMQKALCELSLAGRRT
- a CDS encoding ComEC/Rec2 family competence protein; translation: MKRKLACFGLAFALAEWFAACVPSPVLVPAAALFVLLLFLYRRHDFKILLLGALCGLVWFTAFSFFSVLPAQKYAGRQMTCTVVVETDAESSYQTGFLRGTLRVIQCDGKNTGFSVACDAFPGAEPGECFTADFAFSELAHDAYRLSHLSDGVYLQAEYQGNYLAQPDSSGLRFTLYRLRRMLSNRLQQWMPEAEGELESAMLLGHKQALRDTTQNSFRAAGVSHLLAVSGLHVALLCGIFSMGRKRRFLRPLIVVRAGLVIFYMFLTGLPVSVMRAGLVFLLALAGDFFWQPVDLLTSTGAAAVLLGIQNAYAPCDLGFQLSFCAVLGVQASAALYNLELEHLPLPAGKISSRLWDGALKVLESVQTALLASFATLPVLVANGMTASGVSLLTNLLVVWMLQPALLLGILVLFLSVAAPLAPVARMASLLLSLLLHIMIAITDWCANLPLAYVDLPTRYTLFVYGVLGLLALAFWSRRRMTWYPVATAFCAIFAIILGAWAQKDVVRVSLVGATNNPCVVCMQNGEAVVLFRGGQSNLNALETYFAEHAQPDIALLVDLRQEPSELDFSDIPVLSAETLPACQALSVLDELSLDLYHDSSGNLAVIKIGPYSLATMAGNIQLDHPVTADIFCAAGTLSESVPSDVILTAVRFPKWQPDAPNTRILFATDRSAVVIRPGHSLTFEEVEPLALQ
- a CDS encoding phosphoribosyltransferase family protein, with the translated sequence MADTYTLHIAGLTRELPICKVNDHMDIAAFIMFSDVELTEACAAALLKKAPEFDVILTAEAKGIPLAYEMARQSGKYWIPARKGPKLYMRNPVVIEDESITTAGKQVLVIDQKDIDYMNGKRILIVDDVISTGGSLHALETLAAKSTGKVVGCCAALAEGDAAKRTDIFFLEPLPLFLH